A window from Sphingomonas sp. NBWT7 encodes these proteins:
- a CDS encoding RHO alpha subunit C-terminal catalytic domain-containing protein produces MHEYFAQLGDAFDRYLANPKWSWSYGWRSSFKANWKFHIDAQVEGYHVDQNHRNTIGGNIPSDSCRPYAFPDSVGVPGGVGVYLGPDPTAGLHTPVATLSARFGATSPYTKPEKRFEADGGEGVLRTEHPLWVFDNYLLFPNVVMFVQKGQLYIQRTTPISADECIWEVDFYHTNKITNFGEMFSSEQGRIQMRDVVSEDLSTAEGIHANFKSGAITEISFSAQEVALRAFTKALMRATGQKAEAEVAA; encoded by the coding sequence TTGCACGAGTATTTCGCGCAGCTTGGCGACGCATTCGATAGATATCTCGCTAACCCGAAGTGGTCTTGGAGTTATGGGTGGCGCTCTAGTTTTAAGGCCAACTGGAAGTTTCACATCGATGCGCAGGTTGAGGGCTATCATGTTGACCAAAACCATCGCAATACCATCGGAGGCAACATTCCCTCCGACAGCTGCCGGCCGTATGCGTTTCCGGACAGTGTCGGCGTGCCTGGTGGCGTGGGCGTCTATCTAGGGCCGGACCCCACCGCGGGCCTGCATACGCCTGTCGCAACGCTATCAGCCAGATTCGGCGCGACGTCGCCCTACACTAAGCCCGAAAAGCGATTTGAAGCCGACGGTGGCGAAGGAGTGCTACGGACGGAACATCCGCTCTGGGTGTTCGACAACTACTTGCTGTTCCCCAACGTTGTCATGTTCGTGCAGAAGGGGCAGCTTTACATTCAGCGCACCACGCCAATATCAGCCGATGAATGTATCTGGGAGGTCGATTTCTACCATACTAACAAGATCACCAATTTTGGGGAGATGTTCAGCTCGGAACAAGGCCGTATCCAGATGCGCGACGTGGTCAGTGAAGATCTGTCCACCGCCGAGGGCATTCACGCCAATTTCAAGTCGGGCGCGATCACTGAGATCAGCTTTAGCGCGCAGGAGGTGGCGCTGCGTGCCTTCACCAAAGCTCTGATGCGGGCAACGGGGCAAAAGGCCGAGGCGGAGGTGGCAGCGTGA
- a CDS encoding aromatic ring-hydroxylating dioxygenase subunit alpha, which produces MGVLEGLELPPMGSHELGTEKTPVDHYISPEFFELEKRHIFAKSWLMVGRESDVRNPGDYVLHQVEPLSASVIIVRGKDAVLRAFHNACSHRGARIVNAPCGKARGGLVCPFHGWAYGFDGKLLNVPAQETFGSLNLDDEKLRPVSVDVWGGVRLHQSGS; this is translated from the coding sequence ATGGGCGTCCTGGAAGGACTAGAACTACCGCCGATGGGGAGCCACGAGCTTGGCACCGAGAAGACTCCTGTAGATCATTATATCTCGCCGGAGTTTTTCGAGCTCGAGAAGAGGCATATCTTCGCCAAAAGCTGGCTGATGGTAGGTCGCGAGAGTGACGTTCGAAACCCGGGCGACTATGTGCTCCATCAGGTTGAGCCGCTGAGCGCGTCGGTCATCATCGTGCGCGGCAAAGACGCTGTACTACGCGCCTTTCACAATGCCTGCTCGCACCGAGGTGCGCGGATCGTCAACGCCCCGTGCGGCAAGGCTCGCGGCGGACTGGTCTGCCCTTTTCACGGCTGGGCCTATGGCTTCGACGGCAAGCTGCTCAACGTCCCGGCTCAGGAGACGTTCGGGTCCCTGAATCTTGATGATGAGAAGCTCCGTCCAGTATCGGTTGACGTCTGGGGGGGGGTTCGTCTTCATCAATCTGGATCCTAG
- a CDS encoding site-specific integrase, translating into MRVALPLKQLGLVAVGARYDVAPLEQPQIERRRIWHDSAYWIPLLLVYTGCRREEVAKAMVSDIELIDGIWVLRVRRTEAGRVKTESSVRDVPLADEALRLGFLSYVDHLRSAGAAALFPELGAQPGKFGDIFYKKWWRGFERAGLVPEGKDMHSIRHFVATELAVAGVSEERRADLLGHTVTSSETARTYTKRTPLVILQQIVNMIPVVTSAIMPLR; encoded by the coding sequence GTGCGCGTCGCCCTGCCGCTGAAGCAGCTTGGCCTCGTCGCCGTCGGTGCACGGTACGATGTCGCGCCGCTCGAGCAGCCGCAGATCGAGCGCCGTCGCATCTGGCACGACAGCGCTTACTGGATACCACTTCTTCTGGTTTACACTGGCTGCCGACGCGAGGAGGTCGCAAAGGCGATGGTCTCGGACATAGAGCTGATCGACGGCATTTGGGTGCTGCGTGTCCGGAGAACCGAGGCCGGGCGCGTAAAAACCGAGTCGTCGGTGCGCGACGTGCCGCTGGCCGACGAGGCCCTCCGACTGGGATTCCTGAGCTATGTCGACCACCTGCGTAGCGCGGGAGCGGCCGCCCTTTTTCCGGAGCTGGGAGCGCAGCCCGGCAAATTCGGCGACATCTTCTACAAAAAGTGGTGGCGAGGGTTCGAGAGAGCAGGCCTCGTGCCTGAAGGCAAAGACATGCACTCCATCCGCCACTTCGTAGCGACCGAGCTTGCCGTTGCAGGTGTATCCGAGGAACGTCGGGCTGACCTGCTCGGCCATACGGTCACATCAAGTGAAACGGCGAGGACCTACACAAAGCGTACCCCGCTTGTGATCCTCCAGCAGATTGTGAATATGATACCCGTGGTGACGTCTGCTATCATGCCGCTTCGTTGA
- the alr gene encoding alanine racemase has protein sequence MTIDLDALRENYATVSHRIAPAMCGAVVKANAYGLGALPVVGALRRAGCTRFFTAHLAEALDLAPALDPTCHVFILNGLDPDCEPLCAEHGFLPVLNSLAQVERWRALAIAQRRRLPAALQVDSGMSRLGLSPIEAATLSETSVRDDVDLRLIMTHLACADEPDRSENRGQLERFEGIARRFPGVAASIANSGGVFLTRDFHMDIVRCGIALFGIATSSSQSCVLRSVVRLDARVVQIRLIDAGSGIGYGLDHVARRPMRIATIGIGYADGVPRRFSERGGAWYQNHWLPIVGRISMDSLTLDASNLPDDLLHDGAFVEFIGSAQPIEVIAESADTIPYEILTGFGRRHERLYLENNHMERYGAGAWS, from the coding sequence TTGACGATCGACCTGGACGCTTTGCGCGAGAATTATGCGACGGTGTCGCACAGGATTGCGCCAGCGATGTGCGGTGCGGTCGTCAAGGCCAATGCTTATGGATTGGGTGCCTTGCCGGTTGTGGGCGCCCTGCGCCGTGCCGGCTGCACCCGGTTTTTCACCGCCCATTTGGCAGAAGCACTCGACCTTGCTCCCGCGCTTGATCCGACATGCCATGTCTTCATTCTCAATGGACTTGATCCGGATTGCGAACCGCTCTGCGCTGAGCATGGTTTCTTGCCGGTCCTAAATTCCCTTGCGCAGGTCGAGCGGTGGCGGGCGCTCGCTATCGCTCAGCGACGGCGCCTTCCAGCGGCTTTGCAGGTCGATAGCGGTATGTCACGGCTCGGACTTAGCCCCATTGAGGCCGCGACGCTGAGCGAAACTTCGGTGCGCGATGATGTCGATCTACGCCTGATAATGACCCATCTCGCCTGTGCCGACGAGCCGGACCGGAGCGAAAATAGAGGGCAGCTCGAGCGCTTTGAAGGAATTGCGCGCCGATTCCCGGGCGTCGCGGCCTCCATTGCCAATAGCGGCGGCGTATTCCTGACGCGCGATTTTCACATGGACATCGTTCGATGCGGAATTGCGCTCTTCGGAATAGCCACCTCTTCGTCACAGTCATGTGTGCTCCGATCGGTCGTCCGGCTCGATGCCCGCGTCGTTCAGATCCGTTTGATCGATGCCGGCAGCGGCATTGGTTACGGTCTGGATCATGTCGCTCGACGGCCGATGCGGATCGCTACCATCGGCATCGGCTATGCCGATGGCGTGCCTCGCAGATTCTCGGAGCGGGGTGGCGCATGGTATCAAAATCACTGGCTTCCCATCGTGGGGCGGATCTCGATGGACAGCTTGACGCTCGATGCCTCAAATCTGCCCGACGACCTCCTGCATGACGGGGCGTTTGTCGAATTTATCGGGTCAGCCCAGCCGATCGAAGTCATCGCCGAGTCTGCGGATACCATTCCCTATGAAATTCTCACCGGCTTCGGCCGGCGGCATGAACGCCTCTATCTCGAGAACAATCACATGGAACGTTATGGCGCGGGAGCATGGTCATGA
- a CDS encoding D-amino acid dehydrogenase — protein MKVAVLGSGVIGVTSAYYLHRAGHEVVVIDRQPGPALETSFANAGEVSPGYASPWAAPGIPLKAMRWLLMRHAPLVLRPRFDPAMARWLFAMLRNCNARSYAVNKARMVRLAEFSRDQLADLRTALALSYDHRTQGTLQLFRSQHQVEASSKDVEVLKRYGIPYQCLDSDGCVDFEPGLSASRDRFVGGLRLPSDETGDCHLFTTRLAELLARQGVEFRYNTTIHKLHVERGRIAQVVSDQGPITADRYVVALAAYAPALLRPLGIRLPIYPVKGYSITAAIADSFRAPVSTLLDETYKVAITRLGDRIRVGGMAEISGFSHDLPERRRTTLVHCLSDLFPGAARLDDLSFWSGLRPMTPDGPPIIGPTQSPNLFLNVGHGTLGWTMACGSGHLIGSLIGGEAPAIEARDLALSRYHQS, from the coding sequence ATGAAGGTCGCCGTCCTGGGCTCGGGGGTCATCGGCGTCACCTCCGCCTACTATCTGCATCGAGCGGGGCATGAGGTCGTCGTCATCGATCGACAACCCGGCCCCGCTCTGGAGACGAGTTTCGCCAACGCCGGCGAGGTGTCGCCTGGCTATGCATCACCGTGGGCGGCCCCGGGCATCCCTTTGAAGGCGATGCGCTGGCTGCTGATGCGCCATGCGCCGCTCGTCCTGCGTCCACGCTTCGACCCGGCAATGGCGCGCTGGCTCTTTGCCATGCTGCGCAACTGTAACGCCCGCAGCTACGCCGTGAACAAGGCGCGCATGGTACGGCTTGCTGAATTCAGTCGGGATCAGCTCGCCGACCTGCGAACAGCACTCGCTCTTTCTTACGACCACCGCACTCAAGGCACCCTGCAGCTATTCCGATCTCAGCATCAGGTAGAGGCCAGCTCGAAGGACGTGGAGGTTCTCAAACGCTATGGCATCCCTTATCAATGCCTGGACAGTGATGGTTGCGTTGATTTCGAGCCCGGTCTTAGCGCATCGCGCGACCGCTTCGTCGGCGGACTACGGTTGCCAAGCGATGAAACCGGCGACTGCCATCTTTTCACGACCAGACTAGCCGAACTCCTCGCGCGTCAAGGGGTCGAGTTCCGCTACAATACAACGATACACAAACTGCATGTCGAGCGCGGGCGCATTGCTCAAGTGGTGTCGGATCAAGGTCCTATCACCGCCGATCGCTATGTCGTCGCACTGGCGGCCTACGCTCCAGCCCTGCTTCGGCCTCTTGGCATTCGTCTCCCCATCTATCCGGTCAAGGGCTATTCGATCACGGCGGCCATCGCCGACAGCTTTCGCGCGCCTGTGTCCACGCTCCTCGACGAAACCTATAAGGTTGCGATCACCCGGTTGGGCGATCGCATCCGGGTGGGCGGAATGGCCGAAATCTCCGGCTTCTCGCATGACCTGCCCGAGCGCCGTCGCACTACGTTGGTCCATTGTCTGTCCGACCTGTTTCCGGGAGCCGCGCGGCTTGACGATCTATCCTTTTGGTCAGGCTTGCGTCCCATGACACCAGACGGTCCGCCGATCATCGGACCGACCCAGTCCCCCAATCTCTTTCTCAACGTGGGTCACGGTACGCTTGGATGGACCATGGCCTGTGGTTCGGGCCATTTGATCGGCAGCCTCATAGGCGGTGAAGCGCCAGCCATCGAAGCCCGTGATCTTGCCCTGTCCCGGTATCACCAGTCCTGA
- a CDS encoding RidA family protein, which yields MTISYLSTNPRMSQATIHAGVVYLSGQIGAPGKDIAAQTRAVLTAIDSLLEEAGSDRGHLLQATIWLADMTDFSSMNEIWEEWLKDVTAPTRATGEVKLAGPEYKIEIIVTAVQR from the coding sequence ATGACCATCAGCTATTTGAGCACCAACCCACGCATGAGCCAGGCCACCATCCATGCCGGCGTCGTGTATCTTTCGGGCCAGATCGGCGCACCTGGCAAGGATATCGCGGCACAAACCCGAGCGGTTCTGACAGCGATCGACAGCCTGCTGGAGGAGGCCGGCTCGGACCGCGGTCATTTGCTCCAGGCAACGATCTGGCTCGCGGACATGACAGACTTTTCGAGCATGAACGAGATTTGGGAGGAGTGGCTGAAGGACGTCACGGCACCCACCCGCGCGACGGGTGAGGTTAAACTGGCCGGGCCTGAATATAAAATTGAAATCATCGTAACTGCCGTTCAGCGATAA
- a CDS encoding IS3 family transposase (programmed frameshift) translates to MPSKKHKPEEIIGKLREVEIVLAQGASTAEACRRIAVSEQTYYRWRKEYGGLKTDQARRMKDLEKENQRLRRAISDLTLDKLILQEAAKGKLLSPARRRRCIDQLGRDLPIRVSERRICRVLGQHRSTQRKVPRGADDEQALTEDIVALAKQYGRYGYRRVTALLCHAGWTVNHKRVERIWRREGLKVPLRQPKRGRLWLNDGSCIRLRPEYPGHVWAYDFVEGRTHDGRKFRILTIIDEASRECLALIVARQLKHEDVLAALADLFISRGPPAHIRSDNGSEFIATAVQKWLGQIGVKTLYITPGSPWENGYNESFNGSLRDELLNGEIFYSLAEAKVLIEAWRRHYNTVRPHSSLGYRPPAPETATPPYPASGSASLHLRPDMAAMGLIH, encoded by the exons ATGCCGAGCAAGAAGCACAAGCCGGAAGAAATTATCGGCAAGCTGCGTGAAGTTGAGATTGTTCTGGCGCAGGGAGCCTCGACAGCAGAGGCGTGCCGCCGGATCGCAGTCAGCGAGCAGACATACTATCGCTGGCGCAAGGAATATGGTGGCCTGAAGACCGACCAGGCGAGGCGGATGAAGGATCTGGAGAAAGAGAACCAGCGGCTACGCCGGGCGATTTCGGATCTGACGTTGGACAAGCTGATCTTGCAGGAAGCTGCCA AAGGGAAACTTCTGAGCCCCGCGCGGCGGCGGCGCTGCATCGATCAGTTGGGACGAGATTTGCCGATCCGGGTGTCCGAGCGACGGATATGCCGGGTGCTGGGGCAGCATCGATCGACACAGCGCAAGGTGCCGCGTGGGGCAGATGACGAACAGGCGCTCACGGAGGACATCGTCGCGCTGGCGAAGCAATATGGCCGCTATGGCTACCGCCGAGTGACGGCGTTGCTATGCCATGCGGGGTGGACGGTGAACCACAAACGGGTCGAGCGGATATGGCGACGCGAAGGACTGAAGGTCCCGCTGCGTCAGCCCAAACGGGGACGCCTGTGGCTCAACGACGGATCATGTATCCGCTTGCGGCCTGAGTATCCCGGGCATGTGTGGGCCTACGACTTCGTCGAAGGGCGCACGCACGATGGCCGCAAGTTCCGGATTCTGACGATCATCGACGAGGCCAGCAGGGAATGCCTGGCACTCATCGTTGCCCGGCAGCTCAAACACGAGGATGTGCTGGCGGCGCTGGCTGACCTGTTCATCTCGCGTGGGCCACCAGCGCATATACGATCCGATAATGGTAGCGAGTTTATCGCGACCGCCGTCCAGAAATGGTTGGGGCAGATCGGCGTGAAGACGCTCTATATCACCCCGGGATCACCATGGGAGAATGGCTATAACGAAAGCTTCAATGGGTCGCTTCGCGACGAACTGCTCAACGGCGAGATCTTCTACAGCCTCGCTGAGGCCAAGGTGCTGATCGAGGCATGGCGGCGGCATTACAACACCGTTCGCCCTCACAGCAGCCTGGGCTACCGACCGCCGGCACCGGAAACGGCGACACCGCCATATCCGGCCTCCGGTTCCGCTTCGCTCCACCTCCGTCCGGATATGGCGGCGATGGGCTTAATCCACTAA
- a CDS encoding DUF190 domain-containing protein encodes MPNRFTVHHREVGMLRIYLKPSDKIGPRRFWGAKPLYRELIRTAKADGIINAVAQNTHYGFSNHEPIRENGSEIADPHLTICVELVGDRDQLDLFCRRHGDLIGDKVIVYKRLEHWTITRKTELTRA; translated from the coding sequence ATGCCCAATCGTTTCACCGTCCATCACCGCGAAGTCGGGATGCTGCGCATCTATCTGAAACCGTCCGACAAGATCGGCCCGCGTCGCTTCTGGGGGGCAAAGCCGCTCTATCGCGAGCTGATTCGCACCGCGAAGGCGGACGGCATCATCAACGCCGTCGCGCAAAATACCCATTACGGCTTCAGCAATCACGAACCGATCCGGGAGAACGGCTCGGAAATTGCCGATCCGCATCTGACGATCTGTGTCGAACTGGTCGGCGATCGCGATCAGCTCGACCTCTTCTGTCGCCGGCATGGAGATCTGATCGGCGACAAGGTGATCGTCTACAAACGACTGGAGCATTGGACTATCACGCGCAAAACTGAGCTAACCAGAGCCTGA
- a CDS encoding voltage-gated chloride channel family protein, with translation MRATFRNLYDQFNMAAFIRDRRTHATSVLRWALILVPMAAAVGTLCAAFLRSLDAVTRLRFAFPWLLYLLPIGGFVVGLLYHLTGRSVEGGNNLIVEQIHEPGGGVPLRMAPLIFFGTVVTHLFGGSAGREGTAVQLGGSLASGFGRALRLDAEATRTLLMTGIAAGFGAVFGTPIAGAVFALEVLAIGRVEYRALVPCLVAALVGDWTCLAWGIHHGVYHVDALVPVDALLVAKAGVAGIAFGLTGLTFAEANHALGGWLKRVIPYGPLRPVIGGLAVIALVWLLGTRDYLGLGTLAATPDSLTIASFFGPDTHSWSWALKLLFTVVTLSAGFKGGEVTPLFFIGAALGNALAPMFGVPSGLFAAIGFVALFAGAANTPLACTFMGIELFGAAYTVPIAVACFVAYLCSGHNGIYLSQRVAVPKVPAAHLTPDATLRDARTHRASRRRTRA, from the coding sequence GTGCGCGCGACATTTCGCAATCTCTATGACCAGTTCAACATGGCAGCGTTCATTCGCGATCGCCGCACCCATGCCACGTCGGTACTGCGGTGGGCTTTGATCCTGGTCCCGATGGCCGCAGCGGTGGGAACGCTCTGCGCGGCCTTCCTGCGGAGCCTCGACGCCGTAACCCGGCTTCGCTTCGCCTTTCCCTGGCTGCTCTACCTGCTGCCGATCGGCGGGTTCGTGGTCGGACTGCTCTACCATCTGACAGGGCGCTCGGTCGAAGGCGGCAACAACCTCATCGTCGAGCAAATCCACGAACCGGGGGGCGGCGTGCCGCTGCGCATGGCTCCGCTCATCTTCTTCGGCACGGTCGTGACACATCTGTTCGGGGGATCGGCGGGACGTGAAGGCACCGCCGTGCAGTTGGGCGGCAGTCTTGCCAGCGGGTTTGGACGCGCGCTCAGATTGGATGCGGAAGCGACACGCACCCTCCTTATGACCGGGATCGCGGCTGGGTTCGGCGCGGTCTTCGGGACGCCGATTGCGGGCGCGGTCTTTGCACTGGAGGTGCTGGCGATCGGTCGGGTCGAGTATCGCGCGCTGGTGCCATGCCTGGTCGCGGCGCTGGTCGGTGACTGGACCTGTCTTGCCTGGGGCATTCATCACGGCGTCTACCATGTCGATGCGCTGGTGCCGGTCGACGCGCTGCTCGTCGCCAAGGCCGGTGTCGCCGGCATTGCCTTCGGTCTGACCGGGCTGACCTTTGCCGAGGCCAATCACGCGCTGGGCGGATGGTTGAAGCGCGTGATCCCCTATGGCCCACTACGACCCGTTATCGGCGGGCTGGCCGTGATTGCGCTGGTCTGGCTGCTCGGAACCCGCGACTATCTTGGCCTGGGTACGCTCGCCGCGACACCGGACAGCCTGACCATCGCCAGCTTCTTTGGTCCCGATACGCACTCGTGGAGCTGGGCGCTGAAGCTGCTCTTTACCGTCGTGACCCTGAGCGCGGGCTTCAAGGGGGGCGAGGTCACGCCGCTGTTCTTTATCGGCGCGGCGCTCGGCAATGCGCTCGCGCCGATGTTCGGAGTACCGTCGGGGCTATTCGCAGCGATCGGCTTCGTCGCGCTGTTCGCGGGCGCGGCCAACACACCGCTGGCTTGCACGTTCATGGGGATCGAGTTGTTCGGCGCGGCCTATACGGTGCCGATCGCAGTCGCGTGCTTCGTCGCCTACCTCTGCTCAGGCCACAACGGCATCTACCTGTCGCAGCGCGTCGCTGTGCCAAAGGTACCTGCCGCACACCTCACACCCGACGCGACCCTGCGCGATGCCCGCACGCACCGCGCTTCTCGCCGGCGCACGCGCGCCTGA
- a CDS encoding DUF305 domain-containing protein, which yields MRWRLMRRRDWMLGLTASALLTGAVAAAPADGYATMMSVAMDRMMAGMMVKPSGDVDRDFVAMMLPHHQGAIDMAVAELRYGHNEQLKRIAQEIIIDQQQEIAAMKLAIGQPLPPSTPAPTQGGDHHSPMEH from the coding sequence ATGCGCTGGAGGCTTATGCGTAGACGAGATTGGATGCTGGGTCTGACGGCTTCGGCCCTACTTACCGGCGCAGTCGCGGCCGCCCCCGCCGATGGCTACGCTACCATGATGTCTGTCGCGATGGACCGGATGATGGCGGGCATGATGGTCAAGCCGTCCGGTGACGTCGACCGCGACTTCGTGGCGATGATGCTTCCGCATCATCAGGGTGCCATCGATATGGCGGTGGCGGAGCTGCGCTACGGCCATAACGAGCAGCTCAAGCGCATCGCGCAGGAAATCATCATCGATCAGCAGCAGGAGATCGCCGCCATGAAGCTGGCGATCGGCCAGCCGCTACCGCCTTCGACGCCAGCCCCGACGCAGGGCGGCGACCACCATAGCCCTATGGAGCACTGA
- a CDS encoding YncE family protein, with amino-acid sequence MIRTILRSAALLMSAAPGLAMAQQAPWNAKDMPVSHRDRVYASEQFSNTVSVTDPADNRLLGVIKLGDPQPMNFSPLYKGQVLVHGLGFSPDGKTLAVVSIGSNAVSWIDTATNTVKHTTYVGRSPHEAFFTPDGKEVWVTVRGEDYIAVLDPTTYKETGRIKTPGGPGMTIFSPDGRYGYVCSSFNPVLAVFNVATHAQVGQVAQPSPFCPNIAATPDGKQVWFTLKDIGKTVAFDARPPFAILKVLDTGPITNHVNFARTAKGQFAYVTVGGENVVKVFRTSDFTPVATIPVGKMPHGVWPSGDGRRVYVGLENSDELAAIDTAGNTVVATVPVGQAPQAIAYVSNAVPTGPGTDNLQPLGTAGKALHLTMGPIGGKGTASSITLFDQGIIQVVQSAVTGLQPKKPYMLVLTANADGSGAVEPLANFMSNPAGAAIVNASGPIRQIVQGSTATPRRFLAVAEVVNGAPGRIVQVQRD; translated from the coding sequence ATGATCCGGACCATCCTGCGCTCGGCCGCCTTGCTGATGAGCGCCGCACCGGGCCTCGCCATGGCCCAGCAGGCGCCGTGGAACGCTAAGGACATGCCCGTCAGCCACCGCGACCGCGTCTATGCGTCTGAACAATTCTCCAACACGGTGTCGGTGACCGACCCGGCCGACAACCGGCTGCTCGGCGTCATCAAACTCGGCGATCCCCAGCCGATGAACTTCTCCCCGCTCTACAAGGGACAGGTGCTGGTTCACGGCCTGGGCTTCTCGCCGGACGGGAAGACCTTGGCGGTCGTGTCGATCGGATCGAACGCCGTGTCGTGGATCGACACCGCCACCAACACCGTCAAGCACACGACCTATGTCGGGCGCAGTCCGCACGAGGCGTTCTTCACGCCGGACGGCAAGGAGGTGTGGGTCACGGTCCGCGGCGAGGATTATATCGCCGTGCTCGACCCCACGACGTACAAGGAGACGGGGCGCATCAAGACGCCCGGTGGTCCGGGCATGACGATCTTCTCTCCCGATGGCCGGTACGGCTATGTCTGCTCTTCGTTCAATCCGGTATTGGCTGTGTTCAATGTCGCGACCCACGCGCAGGTCGGACAGGTGGCGCAGCCAAGCCCCTTCTGCCCCAACATCGCCGCGACGCCGGACGGCAAGCAAGTGTGGTTTACGCTGAAGGACATCGGCAAGACGGTCGCATTCGATGCTCGGCCACCCTTCGCGATCCTGAAGGTGCTGGATACCGGGCCTATCACGAACCATGTCAATTTCGCCCGCACGGCCAAGGGGCAGTTCGCGTATGTGACGGTCGGCGGAGAGAATGTGGTCAAGGTGTTCCGCACGTCCGACTTCACGCCGGTGGCAACAATTCCGGTCGGCAAGATGCCGCACGGTGTTTGGCCATCGGGCGACGGCCGGCGCGTTTATGTCGGGCTAGAGAATTCCGATGAGCTGGCCGCGATCGACACTGCCGGCAACACGGTCGTCGCTACCGTGCCGGTCGGACAGGCACCGCAGGCGATCGCCTATGTGTCGAACGCAGTTCCGACAGGCCCCGGCACCGACAATCTCCAGCCGCTCGGCACAGCGGGCAAGGCGCTGCATCTGACCATGGGGCCGATTGGCGGCAAAGGTACGGCAAGCAGCATCACCCTCTTCGACCAGGGCATCATTCAGGTCGTGCAGAGTGCCGTTACCGGTTTGCAGCCCAAGAAGCCTTACATGCTCGTACTGACCGCCAATGCGGACGGCAGCGGCGCTGTAGAGCCGCTTGCGAACTTCATGAGCAACCCGGCAGGTGCGGCGATCGTCAACGCATCGGGTCCGATCCGCCAGATCGTTCAGGGCAGCACCGCGACACCCCGGCGCTTTCTGGCGGTTGCGGAGGTGGTGAACGGCGCGCCGGGGCGCATCGTGCAGGTGCAGCGCGACTGA
- a CDS encoding RNA polymerase sigma factor, with amino-acid sequence MDPLAAAIEPLIPGLRRYARSWLRDRVMADDVVQDCLERAVGRWRQRRGAEVRPWVYAILHNLLVDHQRQHSRRGTAVPLHLVDDAALGRPADQDTGLHHRDLLRALDALPEEQRTVLLLVSVEGLPYAEVAAVVGVPLGTVMSRISRGRDRLATLLREGERPRLRSVQ; translated from the coding sequence ATGGACCCGCTTGCCGCCGCGATCGAACCGCTGATCCCCGGGCTGCGCCGCTATGCCCGGTCGTGGTTGCGCGACCGGGTGATGGCGGATGACGTGGTGCAGGATTGCCTGGAGCGCGCGGTCGGGCGCTGGCGACAGCGACGGGGTGCGGAGGTCCGCCCGTGGGTCTATGCGATCCTGCACAATTTGTTGGTCGATCATCAGCGGCAGCATAGCCGGCGAGGTACGGCGGTTCCGCTCCACCTCGTGGACGACGCCGCGCTCGGCCGCCCGGCCGATCAGGACACAGGCCTGCACCACCGCGACCTGCTGCGCGCGCTTGATGCGTTGCCTGAAGAACAGCGAACGGTGCTGCTCCTGGTCTCGGTCGAGGGCCTGCCCTATGCGGAGGTCGCTGCCGTAGTCGGCGTGCCGCTGGGCACGGTAATGTCGCGCATATCGCGGGGGCGCGACCGTCTGGCGACCCTCCTCCGGGAGGGTGAACGGCCGCGATTGAGGAGCGTGCAATGA